One Natrinema marinum genomic window carries:
- a CDS encoding NAD(P)-dependent alcohol dehydrogenase has protein sequence MQAARLHEYTDDMSDALRIDEVDRPDIEQSDGVLVEVEGAGWCQTDNHIIEGMWADYAPQDLPMTLGHENAGVVAETGDEVTLVEEGDPVICHPVQTCGICRPCRLGEDMYCENSAFNGLTTDGGFAEYLQTNERAVIPLPDGVDPTDIAPHADAGITAYHAVKKAVNELNPGDTSVVIGVGGLGHIGLQCLEAMSAADIVAVDIKDEALELAEDLGARHTVNSAEEEVADVVADLTDDEGAQQVIDFVGGDETTGMAPDIVAAGGDHHVVGYGGHVHQPSQALVNGEFSYRGTLVGKYAELQELVALVDRGAVELRTERHDLGEINAVAERLEHNEIEGRAVVLPP, from the coding sequence ATGCAAGCAGCCAGGCTCCACGAGTACACCGACGACATGAGCGACGCGCTGCGAATCGACGAGGTCGACCGCCCCGACATTGAGCAGTCCGACGGGGTCCTAGTCGAGGTCGAGGGCGCGGGCTGGTGCCAGACCGACAACCACATCATCGAGGGAATGTGGGCCGACTACGCGCCACAGGACCTGCCGATGACGCTCGGCCACGAGAACGCCGGCGTCGTCGCCGAGACCGGCGACGAGGTGACGCTGGTCGAGGAGGGCGATCCCGTGATCTGCCATCCCGTCCAGACCTGCGGCATCTGTCGCCCCTGCCGGCTCGGCGAGGACATGTACTGCGAAAACAGCGCGTTCAACGGACTCACGACCGACGGCGGCTTCGCCGAGTACCTGCAGACCAACGAGCGCGCGGTGATCCCCCTCCCCGACGGCGTCGATCCGACCGACATCGCGCCCCACGCCGACGCTGGAATCACGGCCTACCACGCCGTGAAGAAGGCGGTCAATGAACTGAACCCCGGCGATACCAGCGTCGTCATCGGCGTCGGCGGCCTCGGCCACATCGGACTCCAGTGTCTCGAGGCGATGAGCGCCGCCGACATCGTCGCCGTCGACATCAAAGACGAGGCGCTCGAGTTGGCCGAGGATCTGGGGGCGCGACACACCGTCAACTCCGCCGAGGAGGAGGTCGCCGACGTCGTCGCGGATCTGACCGACGACGAGGGGGCCCAGCAAGTGATCGACTTCGTCGGCGGCGACGAGACGACCGGGATGGCACCCGACATCGTCGCCGCCGGCGGCGACCACCACGTCGTCGGCTACGGCGGTCACGTCCACCAGCCCAGTCAGGCGCTGGTCAACGGTGAGTTCTCCTACCGCGGGACGCTGGTGGGCAAGTACGCAGAGCTCCAGGAACTGGTCGCGCTCGTGGACCGTGGGGCGGTCGAACTCCGCACCGAGCGCCACGACTTGGGCGAGATCAACGCGGTCGCCGAGCGACTCGAGCACAACGAGATCGAAGGGCGAGCGGTCGTCCTCCCGCCCTGA
- a CDS encoding NADH:flavin oxidoreductase, translating into MATLEDPIEIGDVTVPNRLYRAPLLECAGNGPDAVDALIDDLEPAAASGVGLLCQGATIVRGEGGCAAPGMTRVHDPDFVEGLSRLTDRIHDHGSRLFVQLEHGGLRSMETWHAEYREEHPDIEQLAVSQPPWQLRSLDRLGFLDYEPHVLTTDEVYDLAADFGRAAARTVEAGYDGIHLAGANMGIVQQFLSPFYNRRDDEFGGSPEARLEFLAVVHDEIRERAGDVPIMTKVPAETPAPPSPVVRRKLSLEDGVEIARRLERIGYDAVVPVQTSVAWDMSIVRGEYPARAWENEALREGYDAAFGGPARRRLVALANRVQSLQYDFEPAWNEDFCRRVREQVSIPVLAEGGIRERAQMDRLLGSSETGAYGDSHGVPACDMVGMARPFYAEPRLGARLLDSDSGTENPRVVCESCNNCTVPQVTGAPGICRTPDVLRKRGELERAGAYERSET; encoded by the coding sequence ATGGCCACGCTCGAGGACCCCATCGAGATCGGCGATGTCACGGTCCCCAATCGACTCTACCGCGCGCCGTTGCTCGAGTGTGCGGGCAACGGCCCCGACGCGGTCGACGCGCTGATCGACGACCTCGAGCCCGCCGCGGCGTCGGGCGTCGGGCTGCTCTGTCAGGGCGCGACGATCGTCCGCGGCGAGGGGGGCTGTGCCGCGCCGGGGATGACACGCGTCCACGATCCCGACTTCGTCGAGGGGCTGTCGCGGCTGACCGACCGCATTCACGACCACGGGAGTCGGCTCTTCGTCCAACTCGAGCACGGCGGCCTGCGGAGCATGGAGACCTGGCACGCCGAGTATCGCGAGGAGCATCCGGACATAGAGCAACTCGCCGTCTCGCAACCGCCGTGGCAGTTGCGGTCGCTGGATCGGCTCGGCTTTCTCGACTACGAGCCACACGTCTTGACGACTGACGAGGTGTACGACCTCGCAGCGGACTTCGGCCGCGCGGCCGCCCGAACCGTCGAGGCGGGCTACGACGGCATCCACCTCGCCGGGGCGAACATGGGGATCGTCCAGCAGTTCCTGTCGCCCTTCTACAACCGCCGCGACGACGAGTTCGGCGGTTCGCCGGAGGCCCGCCTCGAGTTCCTCGCGGTCGTCCACGACGAGATCCGCGAGCGGGCCGGGGACGTGCCGATCATGACCAAGGTGCCGGCCGAGACGCCGGCACCCCCATCGCCGGTCGTCCGCCGGAAACTCTCGCTCGAGGACGGGGTCGAGATCGCTCGTCGACTCGAGCGGATCGGCTACGACGCGGTCGTCCCCGTTCAGACGTCGGTCGCGTGGGACATGAGCATCGTCCGCGGGGAGTATCCGGCTCGAGCGTGGGAGAACGAAGCGCTGCGTGAGGGGTACGACGCGGCCTTCGGCGGGCCAGCCCGGAGGCGACTCGTCGCGTTGGCCAATCGCGTGCAGTCGTTGCAGTACGACTTCGAGCCGGCGTGGAACGAGGACTTCTGCCGGCGGGTTCGCGAACAGGTGTCGATTCCGGTCTTGGCGGAGGGCGGCATTCGCGAGCGGGCGCAGATGGATCGATTGTTGGGCTCGAGCGAGACGGGAGCATACGGCGACAGCCACGGAGTGCCGGCCTGTGATATGGTCGGGATGGCCCGCCCATTCTACGCCGAACCGCGGCTGGGCGCGCGGCTGCTCGATTCCGATTCCGGGACCGAGAACCCGCGCGTCGTCTGTGAGAGCTGTAACAACTGCACGGTTCCACAAGTGACGGGCGCACCGGGGATCTGCCGGACCCCGGACGTGCTTCGAAAACGGGGCGAACTCGAGCGAGCGGGAGCGTACGAACGGTCCGAAACGTAG
- a CDS encoding rhodanese-like domain-containing protein, whose amino-acid sequence MNRRTFLAIGGTAAIGGVAGCLGSNGGTPANEYGYETTTTDGTKVPLAPVDDVYQWYENDEAKFADARGRDQYNAVHITGAVFSPAPTGTENDPVEEWATDTQIVTYCACPHHLSTMRAAALIDAGYERTYAIDEGLNAWIDRGYPIEGANVSANRTTYTIRGRSDAAHTGEMVMLEQVDADRREAAPIAGDGSYTLQLHYAGSTDSRFRVEAPDYTVEGTLEELTSTTITA is encoded by the coding sequence CGGCGGGGTTGCCGGCTGTCTCGGAAGCAACGGTGGCACGCCGGCCAACGAGTACGGGTACGAAACGACGACCACCGACGGGACGAAGGTACCGCTGGCACCGGTCGACGACGTGTATCAGTGGTACGAAAACGACGAGGCGAAGTTCGCTGATGCACGCGGCCGAGATCAGTACAACGCGGTCCACATCACGGGTGCCGTCTTCTCGCCGGCTCCGACTGGGACCGAGAACGATCCGGTCGAGGAGTGGGCGACCGACACGCAGATCGTGACCTACTGTGCGTGTCCTCATCACCTCTCGACGATGCGCGCCGCAGCGCTGATCGACGCGGGCTACGAACGCACATACGCGATCGACGAGGGACTGAATGCGTGGATCGATCGCGGCTATCCGATCGAGGGAGCGAACGTCTCGGCGAACAGGACGACCTACACGATCCGGGGCCGGTCCGATGCAGCCCACACTGGGGAGATGGTCATGCTCGAGCAAGTCGACGCCGACCGCCGCGAAGCAGCACCGATCGCCGGCGACGGTTCTTACACCCTGCAGCTTCACTACGCCGGCTCGACCGATTCCAGATTCAGAGTCGAAGCCCCCGACTACACCGTCGAAGGAACCCTCGAGGAGCTGACGAGCACCACGATTACGGCCTGA
- a CDS encoding ATP-dependent DNA helicase — MNIEELSGLPPGATRHFREEGIEELYPPQAEAVEAGATDGESLVAAVPTASGKTMIAALSMLSAIERGGKALYIVPLRALASEKKEEFEAYGEFGVTVGVTTGNYESTSDWLATKDIIVATSEKVDSLVRNGADWLSELTCVVSDEVHLIDDRNRGPTLEVTLAKLRQLNPRMQVVALSATVGNADEIADWLDAALVDTDWRPIDLQMGVHYGNALNFDDGSTREVPVEGSEKQEAALVRDILQEGGSSLVFVNSRRNAEAAARRLGGVSKNELTAEERTELAELADEIRDDSDTETSRDLADCVERGAAFHHAGLSSTQRSLVEEAFRDRLLKVISATPTLAAGVNTPARRVIVRDWRRFDPSAGGMAPLDVLEVHQMMGRAGRPGLDPYGEAVLLAKSHDESEELFDRYIWADPEPVRSKLAAEPALRTHVLATIASGFARTREGLLEFLEATLYASQSSEAGRLETVTDTVLQYLESNDFIEREARSASESSSGSPREREGSDDDAAADDGGAFTSAADLADSAGRDESLEATSLGHTVSRLYLDPMSAAEIVHGLADADERPTALGLYQLISRTPDMYELYLRSGEDEKFGELYYEREAELLGDAPSEFEEERFEDWLSALKTGTLLEDWAEETDEEQLTDRYKIGPGDLRGKVDTAEWLLGAAESLAAEIDSEWTVAVREARARVEHGVGEELLELVSVGGVGRKRARRLYDAGIEEPADLRTADKGVVLSVLKGEKTAETILENAGREDPSMDGIEPTSSGSGTRSATADSGEGANDDDRPLTEATESDESQSSLGDF; from the coding sequence ATGAATATCGAGGAGCTGTCGGGGCTCCCGCCCGGTGCGACCCGTCACTTCCGGGAGGAGGGCATCGAGGAGCTCTACCCGCCCCAGGCCGAGGCGGTCGAGGCCGGCGCGACCGACGGCGAGAGCCTCGTGGCCGCCGTCCCCACCGCCAGCGGGAAGACGATGATCGCCGCCCTGTCGATGCTGTCAGCGATCGAACGCGGCGGGAAGGCGCTCTATATCGTCCCGCTGCGGGCGCTCGCCAGCGAGAAAAAGGAGGAGTTCGAGGCCTACGGAGAGTTCGGCGTCACGGTCGGCGTGACGACCGGCAACTACGAGAGCACCAGCGACTGGCTCGCGACGAAAGACATCATCGTGGCGACCAGCGAGAAGGTCGACTCGCTCGTGCGCAACGGCGCGGACTGGCTCTCCGAGCTGACCTGCGTCGTCAGCGACGAGGTCCACCTGATCGACGACCGGAATCGCGGCCCGACGCTCGAGGTGACCCTTGCCAAACTCCGGCAGCTCAACCCGCGCATGCAGGTGGTCGCCCTCTCGGCGACGGTCGGCAACGCCGACGAGATCGCCGACTGGCTCGACGCCGCGCTGGTCGACACCGACTGGCGGCCGATCGACCTGCAGATGGGGGTCCACTACGGCAACGCCTTGAACTTCGACGACGGCTCGACCAGAGAGGTCCCCGTGGAGGGGAGCGAGAAGCAGGAGGCCGCGCTGGTCCGCGACATCCTCCAAGAGGGGGGCTCCTCGCTCGTCTTCGTCAACTCGCGGCGCAACGCCGAGGCGGCCGCGCGGCGGCTCGGCGGGGTCTCGAAAAACGAACTGACCGCCGAAGAGCGAACCGAACTCGCCGAGTTGGCCGACGAAATTAGAGACGACAGCGACACCGAGACCAGCAGGGACCTGGCCGACTGCGTCGAGCGCGGCGCAGCCTTCCACCACGCCGGCCTCTCGAGCACCCAGCGGAGCCTCGTCGAGGAAGCCTTTCGCGATCGGCTGCTGAAGGTCATCTCGGCGACACCGACGCTCGCGGCCGGGGTCAACACGCCGGCTCGGCGCGTGATCGTCCGCGACTGGCGGCGCTTCGACCCGAGCGCCGGCGGGATGGCTCCCTTAGACGTCCTCGAGGTCCACCAGATGATGGGCCGAGCGGGCCGTCCGGGCCTCGATCCCTACGGCGAGGCCGTCCTCCTCGCGAAAAGCCACGACGAGAGCGAGGAGCTGTTCGACCGCTACATCTGGGCCGATCCCGAGCCCGTCCGCTCGAAGCTGGCGGCCGAGCCCGCACTCAGAACGCACGTGCTCGCGACCATCGCCTCCGGCTTCGCCCGCACACGTGAGGGACTCCTCGAGTTCCTCGAGGCCACCCTCTACGCGAGCCAGTCGAGCGAAGCCGGCCGGCTCGAGACGGTGACCGACACGGTCTTACAGTACCTCGAGTCGAACGACTTCATCGAACGCGAGGCGCGTAGCGCCTCGGAATCCTCGAGCGGTTCACCGCGAGAGCGCGAGGGTAGTGACGACGACGCTGCAGCCGACGACGGCGGCGCGTTCACCTCCGCGGCCGATCTCGCCGACAGCGCCGGCCGAGACGAGTCGCTCGAGGCAACCAGCCTCGGCCACACCGTCTCGCGGCTCTACCTCGATCCGATGAGCGCCGCCGAGATCGTCCACGGGCTCGCAGACGCCGACGAGCGCCCGACCGCGCTCGGCCTCTACCAGTTGATCTCGCGGACGCCGGACATGTACGAACTCTACTTGCGCTCGGGCGAAGACGAGAAATTCGGCGAACTCTACTACGAGCGCGAGGCCGAACTGCTCGGCGATGCGCCAAGCGAGTTCGAGGAGGAGCGCTTCGAGGACTGGCTCTCGGCGCTCAAGACGGGCACGCTGCTCGAGGATTGGGCCGAGGAAACGGACGAAGAGCAGCTGACTGACCGGTACAAGATCGGGCCGGGCGATCTGCGGGGGAAAGTCGACACCGCCGAGTGGCTGCTCGGCGCGGCCGAGTCGCTGGCCGCCGAGATCGACAGCGAGTGGACGGTCGCGGTCCGGGAGGCCCGCGCCCGCGTCGAACACGGCGTCGGCGAGGAACTGCTCGAGCTCGTCTCGGTCGGCGGCGTCGGTCGCAAGCGCGCCCGACGGCTCTACGACGCGGGAATCGAGGAACCCGCGGACCTGCGAACCGCGGACAAGGGTGTGGTCCTCAGCGTGTTGAAAGGCGAGAAAACAGCGGAAACCATCCTCGAGAACGCCGGTCGCGAAGATCCTTCGATGGACGGCATCGAGCCGACATCGTCGGGGTCGGGTACCAGAAGCGCCACGGCTGATTCGGGTGAAGGGGCGAACGACGACGATCGGCCCCTGACGGAGGCGACCGAATCCGACGAGAGCCAGTCCAGTCTGGGTGATTTCTGA
- a CDS encoding iron-sulfur cluster assembly protein: protein MTGTERATPEPSRAAVRDRLDRVTDPELDRSIVALEYVDRIEIDGARVAVEFTLPTAWCSPAFAWMMAVDARDEVESLPTVETARITLTAHMHETEITRGVNERRSFAEAFPDADGDVAAVRAELDEKARVARQYDAVEALLEAGLDPDAIVALRRRDFEGLDGGTAADGADETVAVYVGDRSFAVTAPAAPIERYLEKARETGLVSDPDDRLFRTPEGEPIDPDAFDLVRRRGRLAKVNMSSQGGICDGLREAREGRLEKSADD from the coding sequence ATGACCGGGACCGAACGCGCGACGCCCGAACCCAGCCGAGCGGCCGTCCGCGACCGACTGGACCGCGTCACCGACCCGGAACTCGACCGCTCGATCGTCGCCCTCGAGTACGTCGATCGGATCGAGATCGACGGCGCCCGCGTCGCGGTCGAGTTCACGCTCCCGACGGCGTGGTGCTCGCCGGCGTTCGCCTGGATGATGGCCGTCGACGCCCGCGACGAGGTCGAGTCCCTGCCGACCGTCGAGACCGCCCGGATCACGCTCACCGCGCACATGCACGAGACGGAGATCACCCGCGGCGTCAACGAACGCCGCTCGTTCGCCGAGGCGTTTCCCGACGCCGACGGCGACGTCGCCGCGGTCCGCGCCGAACTCGACGAGAAGGCTCGAGTCGCGCGCCAGTACGACGCGGTCGAGGCGCTGCTCGAGGCGGGTCTCGATCCGGACGCGATCGTTGCCCTCCGGCGACGCGACTTCGAGGGACTCGACGGCGGGACGGCGGCCGACGGCGCGGACGAGACCGTCGCCGTCTACGTCGGCGATCGCTCGTTCGCCGTCACCGCGCCGGCGGCCCCGATCGAGCGCTACCTCGAGAAGGCCCGCGAGACCGGCCTCGTCTCCGACCCGGACGATCGACTCTTCCGAACGCCCGAGGGCGAGCCGATCGACCCCGACGCGTTCGACCTCGTCCGCCGACGCGGCCGACTCGCTAAAGTCAACATGTCGAGTCAGGGCGGGATCTGCGACGGCCTCCGAGAGGCGAGGGAGGGGCGACTCGAGAAGTCGGCCGACGACTGA
- a CDS encoding amidohydrolase family protein, whose translation MYQHNGEEIFVIDGHVHLWDATAENIDHDGGEEFIQCFYDYHTTFTPEDRQWSIEEYRKYGPDRMVEDLFGNAATDMAIFQPTYLSDFYVEGFNTTEQNADLATEYPERFVLNGSFDPRDGEAGLEYLEELHEAYDIPGVKLYTAEWRGDSKGWRLDDEEAFRYLEKCAELGIENIHAHKGPTIRPLNRDAFDVADVDDAASSFPDLNFIVEHVGLPRLDDFCWIAAQENNVYGGLAVAAPFAQNRPGKFSEIMSELLWWLGEDRILFGSDYALWNPDWLVEEVLEAELTQEHRTEYGVEWDLETKRKVMGENAADLYDIDIEAKRRAFQDDEISREFGLGDHYAGEEPAAADD comes from the coding sequence ATGTACCAGCACAACGGCGAGGAGATATTCGTCATCGACGGGCACGTACACCTGTGGGACGCGACGGCGGAGAACATCGACCACGACGGCGGAGAGGAGTTCATCCAGTGTTTCTACGACTATCACACGACGTTCACGCCGGAAGATCGCCAGTGGAGCATCGAGGAGTACCGGAAGTACGGCCCCGACCGGATGGTCGAGGACCTGTTCGGAAACGCGGCCACGGATATGGCGATCTTTCAACCGACGTACCTCTCTGACTTCTACGTCGAGGGGTTCAACACCACCGAGCAGAACGCCGACCTCGCGACCGAGTATCCGGAGCGGTTCGTCCTCAACGGCTCCTTCGACCCCCGCGACGGGGAGGCGGGCCTCGAGTACCTCGAGGAACTCCACGAGGCGTACGACATCCCGGGCGTCAAGCTCTACACCGCGGAGTGGCGCGGCGACTCGAAGGGGTGGCGACTCGACGACGAGGAGGCGTTCCGTTACCTCGAGAAGTGCGCCGAACTCGGCATCGAGAACATCCACGCCCACAAGGGACCGACCATTCGACCGCTGAACCGCGACGCATTCGACGTCGCCGACGTCGACGACGCGGCCTCGTCGTTCCCCGACCTCAACTTCATCGTCGAACACGTCGGTCTCCCGCGGCTCGACGACTTCTGCTGGATCGCCGCCCAGGAGAACAACGTCTACGGCGGCCTGGCCGTCGCCGCGCCGTTCGCCCAGAACCGGCCGGGCAAGTTCTCCGAGATCATGTCCGAACTGCTCTGGTGGCTCGGCGAGGACCGCATCCTGTTCGGTTCGGACTACGCGCTGTGGAACCCCGACTGGCTCGTCGAGGAAGTCCTCGAGGCCGAACTCACGCAGGAACACCGCACGGAGTACGGCGTCGAGTGGGATCTCGAGACCAAGCGGAAGGTGATGGGCGAGAACGCGGCCGACCTCTACGACATCGACATCGAAGCGAAGCGCCGAGCGTTCCAGGACGACGAGATCAGCCGGGAGTTCGGTCTCGGAGACCACTACGCCGGCGAGGAACCCGCGGCGGCCGACGACTGA
- the cgi121 gene encoding KEOPS complex subunit Cgi121 encodes MELLECRLTIDDLDSFVADLGDLGDRHGVTIQAFDARYVADRRHLERAVELADRAIERGENVARDRAVEILLYAAGRRQIDRALEMGVGEGDNRAVILVDGSSGSTGSEAGRGEEDEAAALEEVAALEAVTSTEPTLEESDEETLSSFFEITDAERGATDASLSALVRERVALLEVEK; translated from the coding sequence ATGGAGCTACTCGAGTGCCGACTGACGATCGACGACCTCGATTCGTTCGTGGCCGATCTCGGCGATCTCGGCGACCGCCACGGCGTGACGATACAGGCCTTCGACGCCCGCTACGTCGCGGATCGGCGCCACCTCGAGCGGGCCGTCGAACTCGCGGATCGCGCCATCGAGCGCGGCGAGAACGTCGCGCGGGACCGCGCCGTCGAGATCCTGCTGTACGCCGCCGGCCGCCGACAGATCGACCGCGCCCTCGAGATGGGCGTCGGCGAGGGCGACAATCGGGCCGTGATCCTCGTCGACGGGAGCAGCGGTTCCACCGGAAGCGAAGCGGGTCGCGGCGAGGAAGACGAAGCGGCCGCCCTCGAGGAGGTCGCCGCTCTCGAGGCTGTCACGTCGACCGAACCGACGCTCGAGGAGTCCGACGAGGAGACGCTGTCGTCCTTTTTCGAGATCACCGACGCCGAGCGCGGGGCGACCGACGCCTCGCTGTCGGCGCTGGTCCGCGAGCGCGTGGCGCTGCTCGAAGTCGAGAAGTAG